Proteins encoded in a region of the Shewanella polaris genome:
- the phoR gene encoding phosphate regulon sensor histidine kinase PhoR, translating into MFIAYSGYRLFFRLALLLVLFMLIGALFGHVIIVMLVGTIVLLVWHYRQITRLNFWLWKDKKLTPPQGRGSWEGVFNGIYRLQGKNRRRVGQLAMLLGRFRQGAEALPDAAVVLDAEHNILWCNKLAQLILGFVWPQDNGQRIDNLIRHPDFSIYLKKAQYQEPLEIPSPVSDKRLLEIRVMSYGDRQLLLIARDITRIQQLEGMRKDFVANVSHELKTPLTVLQGYLEIMQTMAETDSPNHKPLSLMQQQTTRMQSMVEQLLALSRIEDAADIDLSQTVNMALMMDILKEEAKALAGTEYTLEFNCEPGLNTHGNELQLRSACSNLISNAIRYTTPGGIISVTWRSVATGALFSVKDTGVGIAPQHINRLTERFYRVDNARSSKTGGSGLGLAIAKHALNHHHSELNVTSEYGKGSIFSFIIPSHLLIRQ; encoded by the coding sequence ATGTTTATCGCGTATTCTGGATATCGTTTATTTTTTCGGTTAGCTTTACTGCTTGTTTTATTCATGCTTATTGGTGCCTTATTCGGGCATGTCATTATTGTAATGTTAGTTGGAACTATTGTATTACTCGTGTGGCATTATCGCCAAATTACCCGTTTAAATTTCTGGTTATGGAAAGATAAAAAACTCACTCCACCACAGGGGAGAGGAAGTTGGGAAGGCGTGTTTAATGGGATATATCGTCTGCAGGGAAAAAATCGTCGTCGGGTAGGTCAGTTAGCAATGTTATTAGGGCGTTTTCGCCAAGGTGCAGAAGCTTTGCCTGATGCTGCAGTGGTCCTAGATGCCGAACACAATATCTTGTGGTGCAACAAACTGGCTCAGTTAATTTTAGGGTTTGTTTGGCCTCAGGATAATGGCCAAAGGATCGACAACCTTATTCGCCACCCAGACTTTTCCATCTATCTTAAAAAAGCACAATATCAAGAACCGTTAGAAATTCCATCTCCAGTGTCCGATAAGCGTTTACTTGAAATTCGGGTTATGAGCTATGGCGATCGACAATTATTATTGATAGCGCGTGATATTACCCGTATTCAACAATTAGAAGGTATGCGCAAAGATTTTGTGGCTAACGTTTCCCATGAACTCAAAACCCCGTTAACGGTATTGCAAGGTTATTTGGAAATAATGCAAACCATGGCCGAAACTGATTCACCTAATCACAAACCACTCTCCCTGATGCAGCAACAAACAACTCGTATGCAGTCAATGGTTGAACAGTTGTTAGCGTTGTCGCGTATTGAAGATGCCGCTGATATCGATTTATCGCAAACCGTCAATATGGCACTGATGATGGATATTCTTAAAGAAGAAGCTAAAGCTCTGGCGGGCACTGAGTATACTTTAGAGTTTAATTGTGAGCCGGGTTTGAATACCCATGGTAACGAATTACAATTACGCAGTGCCTGTTCTAATTTGATTTCAAATGCTATTCGTTATACCACTCCTGGTGGCATCATTTCAGTGACGTGGCGAAGCGTGGCAACGGGAGCATTGTTTTCGGTGAAAGATACTGGGGTGGGGATCGCGCCACAACATATTAATCGTTTAACTGAACGTTTTTATCGGGTAGATAATGCCCGCTCGAGCAAAACGGGTGGCAGTGGTTTAGGGTTAGCCATTGCAAAACATGCTCTCAACCATCACCACAGTGAACTAAACGTAACCAGTGAATACGGCAAAGGCAGTATCTTTAGCTTTATTATTCCGTCGCATTTGTTAATTCGACAATAA
- the phoB gene encoding phosphate regulon transcriptional regulator PhoB, with protein sequence MTARILIVEDESAIREMLTFVMDQHGFTTAAAEDFDSAIELLQEPYPDLILLDWMFPGGSGIQLAKRLKQDEFTRQIPIIMLTARGEEEDKVKGLEVGADDYITKPFSPKELVARIKAVLRRSAPTRLEETIDVQGLQLDPVSHRVTVGEAVLDMGPTEFRLLHFFMTHPERVYSREQLLDNVWGTNVYVEDRTVDVHIRRLRKAVEEGGHDKLIQTVRGAGYRFSTRM encoded by the coding sequence ATGACAGCTAGGATTTTAATAGTAGAAGATGAATCAGCAATCCGTGAAATGCTGACATTTGTGATGGATCAACATGGTTTTACGACAGCTGCTGCTGAAGATTTTGATTCAGCGATTGAGTTGCTTCAAGAGCCTTACCCAGACTTGATTTTATTGGATTGGATGTTCCCTGGCGGAAGTGGCATTCAATTAGCTAAACGCTTAAAGCAAGATGAATTTACGCGTCAGATCCCAATTATTATGCTCACAGCACGTGGTGAAGAAGAAGATAAAGTTAAAGGCCTAGAAGTTGGTGCTGATGATTATATTACTAAACCCTTTTCGCCTAAAGAGCTGGTGGCCAGAATAAAAGCGGTATTGCGCAGAAGTGCCCCGACTCGCCTAGAAGAAACTATTGATGTGCAAGGTTTACAACTTGATCCTGTGAGTCATCGAGTTACCGTCGGTGAAGCCGTGCTTGATATGGGCCCAACTGAGTTTCGCTTGTTGCATTTCTTTATGACTCATCCTGAGCGGGTATATAGCCGAGAGCAGTTACTCGATAATGTTTGGGGTACCAATGTGTATGTTGAAGACAGAACCGTTGACGTACATATTCGACGCTTACGAAAAGCGGTAGAAGAAGGTGGACATGATAAGTTGATCCAAACTGTTCGTGGTGCCGGTTATCGTTTTTCAACCAGAATGTAA